One Capsicum annuum cultivar UCD-10X-F1 chromosome 2, UCD10Xv1.1, whole genome shotgun sequence genomic window carries:
- the LOC107858662 gene encoding pentatricopeptide repeat-containing protein At1g15510, chloroplastic → MRVWSLYKQICSVPATNVTPFLAFDINNLLQLCSNSKTIHQTKQTHQQIIVSDQSRNAFIITKLIQVYADRDDIKSAHNLFDKLSQRNVFAWTAIISYFSRNRLIEECISTYKEMKLDGILPDGYVFPQVLRVCAKFSSSGIGVQVHRDVVVCGVEWNVQVSHSLIDMYSKCGDIMSAKRIFDSMQEKDLLSWNLIISGYVCNEFLDLAVEMLEHISMEGFQPDVVTLNTVMDAYCRMGQCDEARKIFVLIKEPSIISWTTLISGYSRIGNHGSALDTFREMINRREVWPDLYCLSSILASCQLIGDLRSAQEIHAHGIKLESPFAFHRSSGPALLTLYAKCGRIQDARHVFELMDRTDVVAWNSMIHGFAELGMKDSAVDYFKEMLTIGIKINEITLLIVLSVCDIKYGKQIHAYISRSSFWDVTPIWNALIYMYSKCGCIGNALSVFSHLAHKDIVSWNTIIGGLGMHGLGQDALHLLEQMSHSGVQPNTLTFTSVLSACSHSGLVDEGLDIFHRMEEFGVNPRMEHLTCVVDLLTRAGRLEDATNFIGKMSVQPNKHIWGSLLAAALAHQKVSIGVLASENLVELEPDNPGHYVTLSNLYTKAGRISDALAVRKLMETKGLVKGSGCSWIVDGN, encoded by the coding sequence ATGAGAGTATGGAGCTTGTACAAGCAAATTTGTTCTGTGCCAGCAACCAACGTGACCCCATTCTTGGCATTCGATATAAACAATTTACTTCAACTCTGCAGCAATTCCAAAACAATACACCAAACCAAACAAACCCATCAACAAATTATCGTAAGTGATCAAAGCCGCAACGCATTCATAATCACCAAATTGATACAAGTTTATGCTGATCGCGACGATATTAAATCTGCCCATAACCTGTTCGACAAATTGTCTCAAAGAAATGTGTTTGCTTGGACAgccataatatcatatttttcgCGTAACCGATTAATTGAAGAATGTATAAGTACTTATAAGGAGATGAAACTAGATGGAATTTTACCTGATGGGTATGTGTTTCCTCAAGTACTGAGAGTTTGTGCTAAGTTTTCGAGCTCGGGGATTGGGGTACAAGTGCATAGAGATGTAGTTGTATGTGGTGTAGAATGGAATGTCCAAGTTAGTCATTCTTTAATTGATATGTATTCAAAATGTGGTGATATTATGAGTGCTAAACGGATATTTGATTCAATGCAAGAAAAAGATTTGCTTTCgtggaatttgataatttcaGGATATGTATgtaatgagtttcttgatttgGCTGTTGAGATGTTGGAGCATATCAGTATGGAAGGTTTTCAACCAGATGTAGTAACTTTGAACACAGTGATGGATGCTTATTGTCGCATGGGTCAATGCGATGAGGCTaggaaaatatttgttttaatcaAAGAACCGAGTATAATATCATGGACGACTTTGATATCGGGCTATTCAAGAATTGGAAATCATGGTAGTGCGTTGGATACGTTTAGGGAGATGATAAATAGGAGAGAAGTTTGGCCTGACCTATATTGTCTCTCTAGTATACTTGCATCGTGCCAGCTTATTGGGGATTTAAGGAGTGCCCAGGAGATTCATGCACATGGGATTAAACTAGAATCACCTTTTGCCTTTCACAGATCTTCTGGACCTGCATTGCTGACTCTATATGCTAAATGTGGGAGGATTCAGGATGCAAGGCATGTTTTTGAGTTGATGGATAGAACGGACGTTGTTGCTTGGAATTCCATGATTCATGGTTTTgctgaactagggatgaaagactCGGCTGTGGATTATTTCAAGGAAATGCTGACTATAGGAATCAAGATTAACGAGATCACACTTTTAATTGTTTTGTCAGTTTGTGACATCAAATACGGGAAACAGATTCATGCATATATATCTCGGAGCAGTTTTTGGGACGTCACTCCCATTTGGAATGCACTTATTTACATGTATTCAAAATGTGGGTGCATTGGAAATGCTTTATCTGTATTTTCTCATTTGGCTCATAAAGATATAGTGTCATGGAATACAATAATTGGTGGGTTGGGAATGCATGGTTTGGGCCAAGATGCCCTGCATCTACTGGAACAAATGAGTCATTCTGGCGTTCAACCAAACACTTTGACATTCACTTCAGTGCTTTCAGCATGCAGTCATTCAGGACTTGTTGATGAGGGGTTAGATATTTTCCACAGAATGGAGGAATTTGGAGTGAACCCCAGAATGGAACATCTTACTTGTGTTGTTGATTTACTAACACGAGCTGGTCGTCTTGAAGATGCCACAAATTTTATAGGGAAAATGTCTGTTCAGCCGAACAAGCATATATGGGGTTCTTTACTTGCTGCTGCTTTAGCACACCAAAAAGTGAGCATTGGAGTTCTTGCTTCGGAGAATTTAGTCGAGTTGGAACCTGATAATCCTGGACACTATGTAACACTGTCAAATTTATATACTAAAGCTGGAAGAATAAGTGATGCTCTTGCAGTGCGAAAACTAATGGAGACTAAGGGATTGGTAAAGGGTTCTGGTTGTAGCTGGATAGTGGATGGAAATTGA